AGTCTCCGATCTTGAGGCGCGCAACATGGCCCGCGAAATCGCCAAAAAAATCGAACAAGAGCTTAAATATCCCGGTGAAATCAAGGTAACCGTGATCCGCGAGACAAAAGTCATAGAATTTGCCAGATAATCTGCAACATACTTGTTTTTGTGTCAAAATATCCGTGTGGACACCAAAATGCTTGTTATTATTAGGCCTCCTGGCTATAATTGGGCCAGGTCATATTAAGCGGTAAGCTTTTATCAATCTAAATGTTTGTTATGGCGCACAAAAACAAAAACACACTTGTCGAAAAGGTTCACGAAGTACTCGGCACCTCAAAGGCAGACGCTGAGCGAGCAGTTGATGCGGTGATCGACACTATCGTCAACGCGCTTAAGGCGGGAGAAGAGGTGTCTATCGCAGGGTTGGGTATCTTTGTTACCAAGCAGCGCGCTGCTCGCATGGCAAGAAACCCAAAGACGGGAGCACAGGTACATGTTCCCGCAACACGCGTTCCGAAGTTTAAGCCAGCAAAGGCGCTCAAGGAAGCGGTGAAGCAGTAAACTAGAAAGGTAATTAAAAGAAAACACTCGCCTAGGCGAGTGTTTTCTTTTGGATTTGGGACGCTATTACAGATTTCCGAGCTCTGCTTCGATTTGTTGTAGTTCTGTGTCTAGGCCACCAAGTTCAGTTCCGCTCAAGTCTGCTTCTATGGCGGTTATCTCATCGGACGTACCCTGACTCTCAAGAGCTTCTTGTACTGGGTCTACTGCGCCGAGGATTGCTTCTTCAGTTGGGGGAGGGGTTAAGGATTCCTGTTCCACCAACTTCTTTCCCCAGAAATAGAGGCCGCCAAGGACGAGGACAAGGACGACGATAACGATGCCAATGGTTGCCCCTACTCCACCCCGCCTTCCACTCGAGGACGGGACAGGAGTTGGGGTACCGCTTTGAGGAGTATACATTTCTTCTGCCATGGAAAAGTATTGTTGATTAGTTATTAAAACCTATTCTTCTTCTGTCTCAACTCTGTCATCTGCCTTTAGGGCGCTAATGGCTTCTATCAATGCTTTGTGCGCCATTTGTATTGCCTCAACGGCTTCCTCTTGTATCCTTTTCTTCAGTTCTCCAAAGAGTTCGCGAGCGGTAGAACCCTCTTCTGCAAGAGTGGGAACTTCTTCTCGAAGTGTTTTCAGAATTGTTCTTGCCTTTACTATCGCATCCCTTGCTTCCCCAAGTTTTTCTCGCGCCTCGCTTACGTCAACACCGCGCTCTGCGAGTTTTTCTGCGCGAGACTCGACGCGGTCGGCGAGTATTGTGAGGCGATCGAGAGCGGCGTCCAAGCGGCGGAACATTTTTTCAAAGTATGCCTTAATTGCCGTCCTGCGTTCTTCTTGTAATTGCTCACGCTTTTCAGCACGCTCCTTTTCTTGTTCAAGACGCTTTTCCTCTTGTTCTGCTCGCTTCTTTTCTTGTTCAATGCGACGTTCGTTCTGGAGTTTCTCTCGTTCCGATTGTTCTTTGCGGAGCTTTTCTACGCGATCAGTTTCGGCGGCAGCATCGTCAGTCTTGTTTTCTCTGCGGATTACGGGAGTTGGTCCGCGCACCTCGGAGGTCCTGGTCTCTACGGCGTTTACACGTTTGATCTCTGGTATAGCGCGGACTGGGACTGGCTCTGTCCTTGCTTTTGTTTCCTCCGCCTTCTCTTCGGCGGCATTTTGCATACGCAGAAGAATCGCACGTTTTTCTTCTGCCGTGACCGACACCTCTGTCCTAACCCCCTCAACACCTTCAATCTGGGCAGATTGACGAGATGCATCAATGGCCGCCTTGGGTTTCTCCACTCGATTAAAAAGAGAAAATGCTCGTTTCTCTACTGGTTCTTCGGCGCGAACGCTTACTTCTCGAGTTTCTGTTGGGGCGGCGATTGCTGCATTGTCGGTGCCACGCTCTTGTGCCTCAGTTGTAAGTGGGGAGAGAAGCACAAGGAGGGCCATGGTCGCGATGATACTTTGTGTTGGTCGCATAGATACTAAGTTAGTTAAATAGGTTACCAATAATGGATAGCATAAGTGTATCGCGGAGCTCTACCAAATTCAATCCCCAGTCGTTTCAGGCGACTGGGGATTGAATTTGGTAGCTATTTCGTTTTCTCTCTATGCAGGAAACTTGTCTTTATAGAGGGCAATTGCTCTTTCAACCACTTTCTTGGCGGCAGTTTTGTCTTGCCACTCTCCTACTTTCACTTCTTTTCCCTGGAGATCCTTGTAGACAGTAAAGAAATGTTTGATTTCAGCAAGAAGGTGTTGCTCAAGGTCTTTGAGATCAACCGTTTCTTTGAAACGAGGGTCTTTCGCTGGTACGCTCAACACTTTTGCGTCGTCTTCTCCGCCGTCAACCATGGGGAGCACGCCTATCGGGCGCACCTCAACCAATGCACCAGGAATAATCTCTTCGTGCGTCATTACCAATACATCAAGAGGATCGCCATCATCCCACAATGTTTTCGGCACAAAGCCGTAGTTTGCGGGGTAGTGCATTGGTGAGTAGAGGACGCGGTCAAACTTAATCAACCCCGTCTCTTTGTCGAGTTCGTATTTAATGCGCGAAAGCTTCGGGATTTCAATGATGACATTGAGACTATCGGGTGTGCCTGGTTCAATTGAATGCCACAAATTGCTCATACAATGAGTATATAGTATTTAGTATCTGGTATATAGTATTCCGACCTTACTCACTTTTCTCATTAGCTTTTGACTCCTCCTTCGTTTTCTCCGCATCCACCGTTACATCCCCCGTCTTGAGTTCTTGTTTACCCGTCGACTCCTTAATATCAATTCTCCAGCCCGTAAGACGTGCAGCCAGTCTCGCGTTTTGACCGCCCTTGCCAATCGCAAGAGAGTATTGGTCCGGGGAGACCATTATTTCTGCACGACGCTCCTCACTTTTTAGTGTTACATCAATGACATCTGCCGGCGAAAGCGCGCGTGCGATGAACTGTTCTTCTTGGGCCGCCCACTCGATGATATCGATCTTTTCCCCTCCGAGCTCGTTCATCACGGCGGTGATGCGGACGCCTCGTTGTCCGACACACGAACCGACTGGGTCTATGTGTTCATCATTTGAGGCGACAGCAACCTTGGAACGGCTCCCTGGTTCGCGAACGATACCCTTAATCTCCACTGCGCCGTTTGCGATTTCGGGGACTTCAATTTCCATTAGCTTGTGGAGAAAGCGAGGGTGCGACCGCGAAAGGCGGAGAGTAATCTCTCGTGCCCCCTCCTCGATGTCGTAAAGATATGCGCGGATCCGGTCTCCTTGGCGGAAGTACTCACCCGGGATTTGCTCATCTCGTGGCAAAACACCAGTTGTTCTTCCCAGGTCAACAAAGATGGTCCCACGCTCAATGCGTTGCACGGTCCCGTTCACAACCTCCCCGCGTCGCTTGCCGTATTCTTCAAATGCAGATGTTCGCTCTGCTTCTCTGATGCGTTGGATAATCACTTGTTTTGCAGTTTGCGCGGCGATGCGGCCGTAGTCGTCCTTGCTCTCAAGGGGGAAGATGATCTCATCTCCGATCTCCGCGTCCTTCTTCATTCTGCGCGCTTCCTCGGGGAAAAGGTGCTGTTCTGGATTGTAGCGAATTTTTGTCTCTTCTTCTGCTTCCACACCCTCGCCCGCAACCTTCGTTTCATCAAGCACTCGTCCGCGCCTTTCTGGTGTCTGCGGAAACACATCAATCTCTTCTTCTCCTTCTTCAGGCATGCGCACCTGTTCTTCGTCCACAACAGTCTTCACCTGTGAAAATTCTATAGAACCCGTGTCGGAATCAAAACGGGCACGAATAACTTGCCCACGTTTTCCGTAGTCTTTTTTGTATGCGGCGGCAAGGGCATCTTCGATTGCCGCAATAATCTTTTCTCGTGGGATACCGCGCTCTCCCTGGAGTTGGTCAAGAGCAACGTTTAACGCCTTCAAGTCAAGCATGGCCATAAAAATGAAACAATGATTATTAAATGAGTCCGCTTTTGGGCGGACATAGAGTATTTTTCAAGTATACCAGATACCAACCCAGTTTGTCAACAGGTTGGGTTATGCACACATTTGTTTTTAAGTATATTTCGTTCTGCGATATAATAATGATATCTCCTTTTCTCTATAGTTATTCCCTATCCCAATCCCCAACTTTATGCAGCACCCCTTCGCACTCAATGAAGATGGACGAAGAAACATAGTTGCTTGGCTCATCCTTCTTGTCGTGCTCATTGTTGTCGCGTGGTATACACTCATCCGTGATAGTGTCCCTCTTCCCATCGAGACTGGCACGCTCTTTACCAAAGATGAGAAACTTCACGTTCTTCAAGCGATTTCAGAGAGGAGTCAGGACAACGGTCTTACGCGCGCTGACAAGCAAGCAATCCTCGAAAGCATCGCGCGGGACAAGGAGCGCACTGCGCAAGAGTAGGACTCTACGCACTAGAACTGCCTCTATCATATGCCCAAGACAATCTCATTCTTTATCCTTGCCCTCTTAGTAATCAGCGCAGTCGCCTTTTTGGGGGGTGCTGATACTACAAACGCTCAATCGGGCAGTATCCCGCTTAATGGGTGGGCGTGGAGCTCCAATGTCGGGTGGGTTAGTTTTAATTGCGCCACGACAGGCACATGTTCAGGTGTGAACTATGGAGTGACCGTGGATTCAAATAACGGTCAGTTTTCAGGATATGCGTGGAGTCCTACCATTGGGTGGATTAGTTTTCGCGGGAGCGATACAACAGGCTGTCCAGCGTCTTCTTGTCAGGCAACACTCACAAACGGCGTAGTTTCTGGTTGGGCAAAAGCGCTTGCGGGGTCTGTTTCAAACGATGACTGGGATGGATGGATCAGGCTTGCCGGGTCAAATTACGGAGTAACATTAAGCGGTAGCAACTTTAGTGGATATGCATGGGGTGACGATGTTGTGGGTTGGATGAAATGGAACCCAGTCACCTACGGGGGTGTTACTTTGGCAGCAAATCCACCCACAGTGACTATGAGCGGCGATCCTCTTTCGGTGCCCGCCGGTGATACTGCGACATTGACGTGGAGTTCCACAAACGCAAATGCGTGTACGGGTACCGTGGGTACGGCTGATTGGCTTGGCGCTAAAGCGCTCTCAGGGTCTGAAGTCGTTGGCCCCGTTGATCAGACAACCACGTATACGATTGAGTGTACAGGGCTTGCAGGAAGTGATTCAAAAAGCGTCGTTATCAATGTACTTCCACCGGATTTTGCACTCACCCACACCAATGACCCAGTCCTTAATTTTGTGGGTGCCGGTAGTGATACCTCCAACCCGACGAGAATTAGGGTGACGGCACTCTATGGGTTTAGCGGTGACGTAGCACTCTCCGCATCGCCGAGTTCAC
This portion of the Parcubacteria group bacterium genome encodes:
- a CDS encoding HU family DNA-binding protein, yielding MAHKNKNTLVEKVHEVLGTSKADAERAVDAVIDTIVNALKAGEEVSIAGLGIFVTKQRAARMARNPKTGAQVHVPATRVPKFKPAKALKEAVKQ
- a CDS encoding inorganic diphosphatase, which gives rise to MSNLWHSIEPGTPDSLNVIIEIPKLSRIKYELDKETGLIKFDRVLYSPMHYPANYGFVPKTLWDDGDPLDVLVMTHEEIIPGALVEVRPIGVLPMVDGGEDDAKVLSVPAKDPRFKETVDLKDLEQHLLAEIKHFFTVYKDLQGKEVKVGEWQDKTAAKKVVERAIALYKDKFPA
- the nusA gene encoding transcription termination/antitermination protein NusA, producing the protein MAMLDLKALNVALDQLQGERGIPREKIIAAIEDALAAAYKKDYGKRGQVIRARFDSDTGSIEFSQVKTVVDEEQVRMPEEGEEEIDVFPQTPERRGRVLDETKVAGEGVEAEEETKIRYNPEQHLFPEEARRMKKDAEIGDEIIFPLESKDDYGRIAAQTAKQVIIQRIREAERTSAFEEYGKRRGEVVNGTVQRIERGTIFVDLGRTTGVLPRDEQIPGEYFRQGDRIRAYLYDIEEGAREITLRLSRSHPRFLHKLMEIEVPEIANGAVEIKGIVREPGSRSKVAVASNDEHIDPVGSCVGQRGVRITAVMNELGGEKIDIIEWAAQEEQFIARALSPADVIDVTLKSEERRAEIMVSPDQYSLAIGKGGQNARLAARLTGWRIDIKESTGKQELKTGDVTVDAEKTKEESKANEKSE